In the Gloeomargarita sp. SKYB120 genome, one interval contains:
- a CDS encoding DUF488 domain-containing protein, with product MTHIRLFTMGFTRKSAQQFFETLKQAGVQRVIDTRLHNTSQLAGFAKQPDLQYFLDKIAHIQYEHCLSLAPAPAMFDGYKKKKMSWSAYEKAYLELIAQRQVETLFTPDQLHNACFLCSEDKPHHCHRRLAAEYLQARLNNLEIIHL from the coding sequence ATGACCCACATTCGACTCTTCACGATGGGGTTTACCCGTAAATCGGCGCAACAGTTTTTTGAAACGTTGAAGCAGGCGGGCGTGCAGCGCGTTATTGACACGCGGCTCCACAACACGTCCCAACTTGCAGGATTTGCTAAGCAACCGGATTTGCAATACTTTTTGGACAAAATCGCCCACATCCAGTACGAACACTGTCTTTCCCTGGCCCCCGCGCCTGCGATGTTTGACGGCTACAAGAAGAAGAAAATGTCCTGGTCCGCATACGAAAAAGCCTACCTGGAACTGATCGCCCAACGTCAGGTGGAAACCCTATTTACGCCTGACCAATTGCACAACGCCTGTTTTTTGTGCAGCGAAGATAAGCCTCACCATTGTCACCGACGTCTGGCGGCGGAGTATTTGCAGGCGCGGTTGAATAACCTGGAAATTATCCATCTTTAG